In the Candidatus Baltobacteraceae bacterium genome, one interval contains:
- the ureC gene encoding urease subunit alpha → MKIDRAAYARLYGPTTGDRLRLADTDLIVEIERDLGTYGDETVFGGGKVIRDAMGQHPTATRDGDGVLDTVITNVTIIDAIGGIYKADVGIRDGRIAGIGKSGNPWVMESVTPGMIVGAATEAIAGENHVLTAGAIDAHIHFICPQQVDVAIASGITTMIGGGTGPASGTNATTCTPGAWHIARMLEAVDSLAVNVGFLGKGNASDTAPLAEQVKAGAMGLKLHEDWGTTPAAIDTALRVADEYDVQVAIHTDTLNEMGFVEETIRAIAGRPIHTYHTEGAGGGHAPDIIRIAGEAYVLPSSTNPTRPYTINTIAEHLDMLMVCHHLDPRIPEDVAFADSRIRAETIMAEDILHDIGALSMLSSDSQAMGRVGEVIMRTWQTAHKMKLQRGPLPGDTAKNDNERVKRYIAKYTINPAITHGVAHEVGSIEVGKLADLVLWKPAFFGVRPELVIKGGAIAWAAMGDANASIPTPEPVRMRPMWGTYGRMPQSIAVSFVSNASLAAGISERHATGRRLVAVRNTRSIGKRDMIRNSATPRIEVDPRTYEVRADGELLLCEPARELPLAQRYALF, encoded by the coding sequence ATGAAGATCGATCGCGCGGCATACGCGCGTTTGTACGGACCGACAACAGGCGATCGCCTCCGACTTGCCGATACGGATCTCATCGTCGAGATCGAGCGCGATCTCGGAACGTATGGCGACGAGACCGTTTTCGGTGGCGGTAAAGTGATTCGCGATGCGATGGGTCAGCATCCGACCGCAACACGCGACGGCGACGGCGTTCTCGATACGGTGATCACGAACGTTACCATCATCGACGCCATCGGCGGCATTTATAAAGCCGACGTCGGTATTCGCGACGGGCGCATTGCGGGAATCGGAAAGTCAGGGAACCCATGGGTGATGGAAAGCGTCACGCCGGGGATGATCGTCGGCGCGGCAACTGAAGCGATCGCCGGCGAAAATCACGTGCTCACTGCCGGGGCAATCGACGCGCACATACATTTCATCTGTCCGCAGCAGGTTGACGTCGCCATCGCAAGCGGGATAACAACGATGATCGGGGGCGGAACCGGGCCTGCTTCGGGAACGAACGCGACGACCTGCACGCCCGGCGCGTGGCACATCGCTCGGATGCTCGAAGCCGTCGATTCACTCGCCGTGAACGTCGGCTTTCTCGGGAAAGGTAACGCATCCGACACGGCACCGCTCGCCGAACAAGTCAAAGCCGGCGCGATGGGTCTCAAGTTGCACGAGGACTGGGGGACGACGCCTGCTGCGATCGACACCGCCTTGCGCGTCGCCGACGAATACGACGTGCAAGTTGCGATCCACACCGACACGCTCAACGAGATGGGCTTCGTCGAGGAAACGATTCGTGCGATCGCCGGCCGCCCGATCCATACCTATCACACGGAAGGCGCCGGCGGCGGACACGCACCCGACATAATCCGAATCGCGGGCGAAGCGTATGTTCTGCCCTCGTCCACGAATCCTACACGTCCGTACACAATCAACACGATCGCCGAGCACCTCGACATGCTGATGGTCTGCCATCATCTCGACCCTAGGATCCCCGAAGACGTCGCGTTCGCAGATTCACGTATCCGCGCCGAGACGATAATGGCCGAGGACATCTTGCACGACATCGGCGCGCTTTCGATGCTTTCATCAGATTCGCAAGCGATGGGTCGCGTCGGCGAAGTGATCATGCGAACGTGGCAAACCGCGCACAAAATGAAACTGCAGCGAGGTCCCTTGCCCGGCGATACTGCCAAGAACGACAATGAGCGCGTCAAGCGATATATAGCAAAATACACGATCAATCCCGCGATCACGCACGGAGTAGCGCACGAAGTCGGTTCGATCGAAGTCGGCAAGCTTGCGGACCTCGTGCTCTGGAAGCCTGCGTTCTTTGGCGTGCGTCCCGAGCTGGTCATCAAAGGCGGCGCGATCGCGTGGGCGGCGATGGGAGACGCGAATGCTTCGATCCCAACCCCAGAACCCGTTCGCATGCGTCCGATGTGGGGCACGTATGGGCGGATGCCACAGTCGATTGCGGTTAGCTTCGTCTCAAATGCATCGCTCGCCGCCGGCATTTCCGAGCGGCATGCAACGGGACGGCGTCTGGTTGCCGTGCGTAACACGCGCTCGATCGGTAAGCGCGACATGATCCGCAACTCGGCGACGCCCCGTATCGAAGTCGACCCGAGGACCTACGAGGTACGAGCCGACGGCGAGCTGCTGCTATGCGAGCCCGCACGCGAGCTTCCTCTAGCCCAGCGGTATGCACTGTTTTGA
- a CDS encoding molybdopterin-dependent oxidoreductase codes for MRLRRREFLVGSAAAGAAFATTGPVAAEENWIELPMQNGKRPLLKYPQKRVMIVQSSRPAILETPFEVFDQSDVTPNDAFFVRWHEAGFPTSVDATSFRLNVHGIVKKPLSLSISDLRTQFEPAEIVAVNQCSGNSRGLFNPRVAGGEWANGGMGNARWKGVRLVDILKKAGVDAGAKQVSLHGLDHGVLPATPRFQKAFDVDVITANPDMLVAYEMNGEALPLLNGFPVRLVVPGWFATYWVKMLTDIEVIDHVDGNFWMATAYRIPDTPNNSVTPDQTGYKTIPINKMRVRSFVTNVQNGNFIAGLEKPDPMYPYRYSAEVRGIAFDGGSGIKMVEFSDDGGKTWRESKLGRDLGNYSFRRWTAHWTTRAGTGTHTLACRATANNGEVQTNVAVWNPAGYLKNNIETYEVTV; via the coding sequence ATGCGTTTAAGACGGCGCGAATTTCTCGTTGGGTCTGCGGCGGCTGGCGCCGCGTTTGCAACCACCGGACCGGTTGCGGCAGAAGAGAATTGGATCGAGCTCCCGATGCAAAACGGGAAGCGGCCGCTGCTAAAGTACCCGCAAAAACGCGTGATGATCGTGCAATCGAGCCGGCCGGCGATTTTGGAGACCCCGTTCGAGGTCTTCGACCAAAGCGATGTCACGCCGAACGATGCTTTTTTCGTACGTTGGCACGAGGCGGGATTTCCGACGAGCGTCGACGCGACCAGTTTTAGGCTCAATGTTCACGGAATTGTCAAGAAGCCATTGTCGCTCAGTATCTCGGATCTCCGCACGCAATTCGAGCCGGCGGAAATCGTCGCAGTCAATCAGTGCTCAGGGAATAGTCGCGGTCTCTTCAACCCGCGCGTGGCCGGTGGTGAGTGGGCGAACGGCGGGATGGGCAACGCGCGCTGGAAGGGCGTGCGACTCGTCGACATTCTGAAGAAAGCCGGTGTCGATGCCGGCGCAAAGCAAGTTTCGCTACACGGGCTCGATCACGGCGTGCTTCCGGCAACTCCGCGCTTTCAAAAAGCCTTCGACGTTGACGTCATTACCGCCAATCCCGACATGCTGGTCGCATACGAGATGAACGGCGAGGCGCTGCCGCTGCTCAACGGTTTCCCAGTTCGCTTGGTCGTGCCCGGCTGGTTCGCGACGTATTGGGTGAAGATGCTCACGGATATTGAGGTCATCGATCACGTCGACGGCAATTTCTGGATGGCGACGGCTTATCGCATACCCGACACGCCGAACAATTCCGTGACGCCGGATCAGACCGGTTACAAGACGATTCCCATCAACAAGATGCGGGTTCGCTCGTTCGTCACGAACGTCCAGAACGGCAACTTCATTGCCGGTCTCGAGAAGCCCGATCCGATGTACCCCTACCGCTACAGTGCCGAAGTTCGCGGGATTGCCTTCGATGGCGGCAGCGGAATCAAGATGGTCGAGTTCTCGGATGACGGCGGGAAAACGTGGCGAGAATCAAAGCTTGGCCGCGATCTCGGAAACTACAGCTTCCGCAGATGGACGGCGCACTGGACTACACGCGCCGGTACAGGCACGCACACGCTCGCATGCCGCGCCACGGCGAACAATGGTGAAGTCCAGACGAACGTTGCGGTCTGGAATCCGGCCGGCTATCTGAAGAACAACATCGAGACATATGAGGTGACGGTATGA
- a CDS encoding urease accessory protein UreD, with protein sequence MLLLDAEQRAGATRLVRVYYEGTARSSRAFDDGIGTRVIVSTLGPGSLGGDRLQIVGQVGAGAHLIVESQSATKIYGPGTSKCFAHWTVAEGATLELRTEPLLLFGTACYEGRTEIELAPTARISMLECIAQAENAPARARLITTIRRGERLALRDAIALDTERLQCSAVGTFVGFGGELRVADADDNSVRIGTGSTLQGGLFLRAIGRRVWDVRARLASAYSLPQVLPFCDIK encoded by the coding sequence TTGCTGCTCCTCGACGCGGAGCAACGCGCCGGCGCGACGCGGCTCGTCCGCGTCTACTACGAAGGGACAGCGCGTTCGAGCCGCGCGTTTGACGACGGTATCGGAACGCGCGTCATCGTTTCGACGCTTGGACCCGGCTCGCTCGGTGGAGATCGGCTGCAAATCGTTGGACAGGTCGGTGCAGGCGCGCACCTGATCGTAGAAAGCCAGAGCGCGACGAAAATCTACGGCCCGGGCACCTCCAAATGCTTTGCGCACTGGACCGTCGCGGAAGGTGCGACTCTCGAGTTACGCACGGAACCACTGCTGCTATTCGGAACCGCGTGCTACGAAGGCCGCACCGAAATCGAGCTCGCGCCGACCGCGCGAATATCGATGCTCGAATGTATCGCGCAAGCCGAGAACGCACCAGCACGCGCCCGACTCATCACGACGATTCGTCGCGGCGAGCGTCTGGCGCTGCGCGACGCGATCGCGCTCGATACGGAAAGGCTTCAGTGTAGCGCGGTGGGCACGTTCGTCGGGTTCGGGGGCGAGCTGCGCGTAGCGGACGCGGACGATAATTCCGTTCGCATCGGCACCGGCTCCACGCTGCAAGGCGGACTATTTCTTCGCGCAATCGGACGGCGCGTGTGGGACGTCAGGGCGAGGCTAGCGTCCGCGTATTCGTTGCCTCAGGTCTTGCCGTTCTGCGACATCAAGTAG
- a CDS encoding urease accessory protein UreE, translating into MTLRTIPAPLGNLDRFDVGARRVERVVVRSDDLAKRVLRLESSVGEIGIRFDDERRLRDGDVLYADENLVVIVGVEADELFVIRPRDIGQALAIGHALGNRHLPAQFDGDAILVRYDPLVEALLREQNVPFSREARVVAEPFRHAHAPHGHE; encoded by the coding sequence TTGACGCTCCGCACGATCCCCGCGCCGCTCGGCAATCTGGATCGTTTCGATGTCGGGGCGCGGCGCGTCGAACGCGTCGTCGTCCGCAGTGACGATCTTGCAAAACGCGTCCTGCGCCTCGAAAGCAGCGTCGGCGAAATCGGAATTCGTTTCGATGACGAGCGCAGGCTTCGCGACGGCGACGTTCTCTACGCGGACGAGAATCTCGTCGTGATCGTCGGCGTCGAAGCCGACGAATTGTTCGTTATTCGGCCGCGTGACATCGGACAAGCCCTTGCGATTGGGCACGCGCTCGGAAACCGGCATCTTCCCGCGCAGTTCGACGGCGACGCGATCCTCGTCCGATACGATCCGCTCGTCGAAGCGCTTCTACGCGAACAAAACGTTCCATTTTCGCGCGAAGCGCGCGTCGTTGCCGAGCCTTTTCGCCACGCGCATGCACCGCATGGTCACGAATGA
- a CDS encoding urease subunit gamma produces MHLSDVERDKLLLSYAAELAWRRRKRGVRLNYPEAIAVISSFVLEGARDGVPVADLMERGRNVLAREDVMDGIPEMLHEVQVEATFPDGTKLVTIHEPIP; encoded by the coding sequence GTGCATCTTTCAGACGTCGAACGCGATAAGCTGCTGCTTTCGTACGCCGCTGAGTTGGCATGGCGCCGGCGCAAGCGCGGCGTGCGGCTCAACTACCCGGAGGCAATTGCCGTCATTTCGTCCTTCGTTCTCGAAGGAGCACGCGACGGCGTTCCCGTCGCCGATCTCATGGAGCGCGGCCGGAATGTTCTGGCGCGCGAAGACGTGATGGACGGCATTCCCGAGATGTTGCACGAAGTCCAAGTCGAGGCAACCTTCCCCGATGGAACAAAGCTCGTGACGATCCACGAGCCGATCCCGTGA
- the dtd gene encoding D-aminoacyl-tRNA deacylase codes for MRAVVQRVTRAQVRVDEDVVGVIDGGLLVLVGVGVDDDVEDAVSLGRKIASLRIFRDGEGNMNRDVAEAGGAVLVISQFTLHGDVRKGRRPSFIAAARPEQAEPLYERVVAELRLQGLTTATGRFGATMAIELVNDGPVTILLDTKRLF; via the coding sequence ATGCGTGCCGTCGTCCAACGGGTGACGCGTGCGCAGGTGCGTGTCGACGAGGACGTCGTCGGCGTGATCGACGGTGGATTGCTGGTGCTCGTCGGCGTCGGGGTCGATGATGACGTCGAAGACGCGGTTAGCCTCGGCCGAAAAATTGCGTCGCTGCGCATCTTCCGTGACGGCGAGGGCAATATGAATCGCGACGTTGCGGAAGCCGGTGGCGCCGTGCTCGTCATTTCGCAGTTCACGCTGCACGGCGACGTGCGTAAAGGCAGGCGTCCTTCGTTCATCGCGGCGGCGCGGCCGGAACAGGCCGAGCCGCTTTACGAACGGGTCGTTGCCGAGCTGCGTCTGCAGGGGCTCACAACTGCAACCGGCCGCTTCGGTGCGACGATGGCGATCGAGCTGGTAAACGATGGTCCGGTCACGATTCTACTCGACACAAAGCGCCTTTTCTGA
- a CDS encoding elongation factor G, whose amino-acid sequence MPELSRLRDVAVVGPHHSGKTTLIEALLAHCGAIPRRGSVHDGTTITDFEPECIGHAQSTCVSFAYTACGNVELNLIDCPGFVDFFEETKQALLAADAAIVVVDPDPTRIMQTQSLIDFIESRKMPHLFVVNKMDREGADYIGTLAALRDSYGLHVIPEHLPIGAGPELQGYVDLVEQVAYAFDPDGKEHQVEINDGVRDNVSRFRRELLEALGDFDDTLLEELLEDKEPSREEVIRDLAEDATHDLVAPVMVAAALNGTGMNALVAAIDRLCPAPNTLPHNDIDGRDVNVRPDGPIVLQVCKTTVNQQGKLSVARVLTGTLKPDSPLVVSSRSNAAVRMSGLYRLQGKKQSPVTEAGPGSIVGIARMDGVGTGDTLVSPGTDIVMPTVPLSDPVFAVAVKPKEKLDEAKLSQSLARLIEEDPSLRVGRAEFTNELQLLGSGEVHVSTALERLARKYNLSLDAKEPSIAYRTTIIGGTEVHARYKHQTGGHGQFADVKIRIEARPRGNGVTFEDKIVGGVVPRNFIPAVERGVREALERGPLGGYPVVDVHVTLYDGQYHDVDSSDQAFRTAGSMAMRDGIPKCKPVVLEPIVRLDAEVPNAYASNALSQVTTKRGQVLAFEPSERTGFHHIAAFVPQAELSHYITELRTISQGLGTFRWKHDRFEIAPQKVADQLMATAAT is encoded by the coding sequence ATGCCGGAACTTTCACGCCTGAGGGACGTAGCGGTCGTCGGTCCGCACCATAGCGGCAAGACGACCCTGATTGAAGCGCTGCTCGCACATTGCGGCGCGATTCCACGACGCGGATCGGTACACGATGGGACAACCATCACCGATTTCGAGCCCGAATGTATCGGGCACGCGCAATCCACGTGCGTCAGCTTCGCCTACACAGCCTGTGGCAACGTCGAACTCAATTTAATCGACTGCCCGGGCTTCGTTGATTTTTTTGAGGAGACGAAGCAAGCACTGCTCGCTGCCGACGCCGCGATCGTCGTCGTCGATCCCGATCCGACGCGCATCATGCAGACGCAGTCGCTGATCGATTTCATCGAATCGCGAAAGATGCCGCATCTTTTCGTGGTCAATAAGATGGATCGCGAAGGTGCGGATTACATCGGGACGCTTGCAGCGCTGCGCGATTCGTACGGACTGCACGTCATTCCCGAGCATTTGCCGATCGGCGCAGGTCCGGAGCTGCAAGGCTACGTCGATCTCGTCGAACAGGTCGCGTATGCGTTCGATCCTGACGGTAAAGAACACCAGGTCGAGATCAACGACGGCGTGCGTGACAACGTGTCGCGCTTCCGGCGTGAGTTGCTCGAAGCACTTGGTGATTTCGACGATACATTGCTCGAGGAGCTGCTCGAAGACAAAGAGCCTTCTAGGGAAGAGGTCATCAGAGATCTCGCCGAGGACGCGACGCACGACCTCGTCGCGCCCGTGATGGTCGCAGCTGCGCTGAACGGTACGGGAATGAATGCGCTAGTCGCTGCAATCGATCGGCTCTGCCCGGCGCCGAATACGCTTCCGCACAACGACATTGACGGTCGTGACGTCAACGTGCGCCCTGATGGACCGATCGTTTTGCAAGTCTGCAAGACAACAGTCAATCAACAAGGCAAACTTTCGGTTGCGCGCGTTTTGACCGGAACGCTCAAACCCGATTCGCCCCTCGTCGTATCGTCGCGCAGCAACGCGGCGGTCAGAATGAGTGGTCTGTATCGTCTGCAAGGCAAGAAACAGAGCCCGGTCACGGAAGCCGGGCCCGGCAGCATCGTCGGTATTGCGCGCATGGACGGCGTCGGCACCGGAGATACGCTCGTCTCACCCGGGACCGACATCGTCATGCCGACCGTTCCGCTTTCGGATCCGGTGTTTGCCGTCGCGGTGAAGCCGAAGGAAAAGCTGGACGAAGCCAAGCTTTCGCAATCGCTCGCTCGATTGATCGAAGAAGACCCCAGCCTTCGCGTCGGACGCGCGGAATTCACAAACGAACTACAACTGCTGGGCAGCGGCGAGGTGCACGTTTCGACCGCGCTCGAACGCCTTGCACGTAAGTACAATCTGAGTCTCGACGCCAAAGAGCCGTCGATCGCCTATCGTACGACAATCATCGGCGGCACGGAAGTTCATGCGCGGTACAAACACCAAACCGGTGGCCACGGACAATTTGCCGACGTGAAAATTCGCATCGAGGCGCGTCCACGCGGCAACGGCGTGACCTTCGAGGATAAAATCGTTGGCGGCGTGGTGCCGCGCAACTTCATACCGGCCGTCGAACGAGGCGTCCGCGAAGCACTCGAGCGCGGTCCCCTGGGCGGATATCCCGTCGTTGACGTGCACGTCACGCTTTACGACGGACAATATCATGACGTTGACTCGAGCGACCAGGCGTTCCGAACGGCCGGCTCGATGGCGATGCGCGACGGAATTCCGAAGTGCAAGCCTGTCGTGCTCGAACCGATCGTGCGCCTCGACGCGGAGGTGCCGAATGCGTACGCCTCCAACGCCCTCTCGCAGGTAACGACGAAACGCGGACAAGTTCTCGCATTCGAGCCGTCGGAAAGGACGGGCTTCCATCATATAGCCGCATTCGTTCCGCAAGCCGAGCTCTCGCACTACATCACGGAGCTGCGAACGATCTCGCAAGGCCTCGGAACATTCCGTTGGAAGCACGATCGCTTTGAGATCGCGCCGCAAAAAGTTGCCGATCAATTGATGGCGACCGCAGCAACATAA
- a CDS encoding urease subunit beta — MKPGELLPASGDIELRAGRTRRTVDVKNTGDRPIQVGSHAHFAEVNDALVFDRVAAHGMCLDIPAGTAIRFEPGIERPTGLVAIGGERRIVGLRNKVNGQLD; from the coding sequence GTGAAGCCCGGCGAATTGCTTCCGGCATCCGGGGACATCGAGCTACGCGCCGGCCGCACGCGCCGCACCGTCGACGTCAAGAACACCGGTGACCGACCGATTCAAGTCGGCTCGCATGCGCACTTCGCCGAAGTCAACGATGCCCTCGTCTTCGATCGAGTCGCCGCTCACGGCATGTGCCTCGACATTCCCGCGGGTACAGCGATTCGTTTCGAGCCAGGTATCGAACGCCCAACCGGTCTCGTAGCGATTGGCGGCGAGCGACGCATCGTCGGGCTGCGCAATAAAGTAAACGGACAGCTAGACTAA
- a CDS encoding urease accessory UreF family protein produces MSLVQILVLADSAFPTGAFGHSFGLETAILDGRAYDADTIATWISSFVLDGLATLDAAAFVLATRDGNDVLALDEVVSAAIVADEVRAANAQLARATLASYDAMRLQSDALDRYSTLLARNEAYGVHSLACGLGYAAAAVPWSDGLRAYLSCTVSALVSVAVRAIPLGQRAGVDVLWRLRSLIEEAAQRAQRVESAEDLRTQAFACEIDAMRHASLDGRMFAS; encoded by the coding sequence ATGAGCCTGGTGCAAATTCTCGTGCTGGCCGACAGCGCATTTCCGACGGGAGCTTTCGGGCACTCATTCGGCTTGGAAACTGCGATTCTCGACGGCCGCGCGTACGACGCCGATACGATTGCGACCTGGATATCGTCATTTGTTTTGGACGGCCTCGCGACGCTCGACGCGGCAGCCTTCGTTCTCGCAACTCGCGATGGAAATGATGTACTCGCCCTTGACGAAGTCGTAAGCGCGGCCATCGTTGCCGACGAGGTCCGGGCTGCGAATGCCCAGCTGGCTCGGGCAACGCTTGCGAGCTACGACGCGATGCGCCTTCAGTCTGATGCCCTCGATCGCTACAGCACTTTGCTTGCACGAAACGAAGCGTACGGCGTGCACTCGCTGGCCTGCGGGCTTGGCTATGCCGCCGCCGCCGTGCCATGGAGTGACGGATTGAGGGCCTATCTCTCGTGTACCGTCAGCGCGCTCGTGTCGGTAGCCGTGCGCGCGATCCCGCTGGGCCAGCGCGCAGGAGTCGACGTGCTTTGGCGGCTTCGATCGTTAATCGAAGAAGCGGCACAGCGCGCGCAGCGCGTCGAGTCCGCGGAGGATCTTCGCACGCAGGCCTTTGCCTGCGAGATCGACGCCATGCGCCACGCGTCGCTCGACGGAAGAATGTTCGCTTCGTGA
- a CDS encoding amidase: MSAEEQTLQYLQRIDELDAKIGAFIYVDRERALATARSLDRMRDAGTVLGPLHGKIVAVKDHLAVTGMPTRAGSEMPIDDLVPPEGQFVQSLRAAGCVIIGKTRATEFALGTYNLERRTPWNPCDLDVHRIPGGSSNGSACATAAGFCDFAIGTDTGGSVREPAALCGLVGYRPSPGVWSIDGVFPLSPLLDTIGPLTRSVQDTVQIFETLTPMRTPEVRIDRLRFGRPSRVFFDDLDPDVKRCSDEAMARLERAGVRIDVVDLPELDLVDSVFAKMITADLVATLGRERVEKHLDVLDSVVRQRIAGGLEITASDYITMVRRCGVLVAAAAERMRGFDAWISPTSPTIPLPVAECKTIEAAGAWNRRTLRNTRPGNVFGQCGVSLPIGSFGSRLPVGLQLLASGGDDARLLAIARSVEDTLRH; the protein is encoded by the coding sequence ATGTCTGCTGAAGAACAAACGCTGCAATATTTGCAGCGCATCGACGAGCTCGATGCGAAGATCGGAGCCTTTATTTACGTCGATCGCGAGCGTGCGCTCGCGACCGCACGCAGCCTCGATCGAATGCGCGATGCCGGAACGGTGCTCGGCCCGCTTCATGGTAAGATCGTCGCCGTCAAGGATCATCTGGCCGTAACCGGGATGCCGACGCGCGCCGGAAGCGAGATGCCGATCGACGATCTGGTCCCGCCGGAAGGTCAGTTCGTGCAGAGTTTACGCGCGGCTGGTTGTGTGATTATCGGAAAGACGCGCGCTACGGAATTCGCGCTCGGCACATATAATCTCGAACGGCGTACGCCATGGAATCCGTGCGATCTCGACGTGCACCGGATTCCGGGTGGCTCGAGCAATGGCTCTGCATGCGCAACCGCCGCCGGTTTTTGCGATTTCGCGATCGGCACCGACACGGGCGGCTCCGTTCGTGAGCCCGCGGCGCTCTGCGGACTCGTCGGATATCGGCCGAGTCCCGGCGTCTGGTCGATCGACGGCGTTTTTCCGCTGTCACCCTTGCTCGATACGATCGGACCGTTGACGCGCAGCGTCCAAGACACGGTGCAAATCTTCGAAACGCTCACGCCTATGCGTACGCCTGAAGTCCGCATCGATCGCTTGCGGTTCGGACGGCCGTCGCGGGTATTCTTCGACGATTTGGATCCTGACGTGAAGCGTTGCTCGGACGAAGCCATGGCGCGCCTCGAACGTGCGGGCGTCCGGATCGACGTCGTCGATCTGCCAGAGCTGGATCTGGTCGATTCGGTTTTTGCGAAAATGATTACCGCCGATCTCGTCGCGACGCTGGGTCGAGAGCGCGTTGAAAAGCACCTCGACGTTTTGGACTCCGTCGTGCGCCAGCGCATCGCCGGCGGTCTCGAAATCACGGCCAGCGACTATATCACGATGGTCCGGCGTTGCGGCGTCTTGGTCGCGGCTGCGGCGGAGCGGATGCGCGGCTTCGATGCGTGGATCAGCCCGACGAGCCCGACAATCCCTTTACCTGTTGCGGAGTGCAAGACGATCGAAGCTGCGGGAGCTTGGAATCGGCGCACCCTACGCAACACTCGTCCGGGCAACGTCTTCGGGCAGTGCGGGGTCTCGTTGCCGATCGGATCGTTTGGCTCGCGACTGCCGGTTGGTTTGCAACTGCTCGCAAGCGGCGGCGACGACGCCCGTTTGCTGGCGATTGCACGCAGCGTCGAAGATACGCTGCGTCACTAA
- the ureG gene encoding urease accessory protein UreG: protein MSALRVGIGGPVGTGKTALVEQLARAFHPRFNLAVVTNDIYTKEDALILTRSGCLPSERILGVETGGCPHTAIREDASLNLAAIANLEGKFPGLELVIVESGGDNLAATFSPDLADVTVYVIDVAGGDKIPAKGGPGISRSDLLVINKIDLAPHVGADLERMRRDAQVARGERPFLFTDMRHGVGVDAVVAFVERATLLDARP, encoded by the coding sequence GTGAGCGCACTGCGCGTCGGTATCGGCGGCCCCGTAGGAACCGGGAAAACTGCACTCGTCGAGCAGCTTGCACGGGCATTCCATCCGCGTTTCAACCTCGCCGTGGTGACGAACGACATCTATACGAAGGAAGACGCATTGATACTGACGCGTAGCGGGTGCCTTCCATCGGAACGAATCCTCGGGGTCGAGACCGGAGGCTGTCCGCACACGGCGATTCGCGAAGACGCCTCGCTCAATCTCGCAGCGATCGCGAATCTCGAAGGCAAGTTTCCCGGCCTAGAGCTCGTGATCGTTGAAAGCGGTGGCGACAATTTGGCCGCGACGTTCAGCCCCGATCTCGCCGACGTCACCGTCTACGTCATCGATGTTGCCGGAGGTGATAAGATTCCGGCGAAAGGCGGCCCCGGAATCAGCCGATCCGATCTGCTTGTCATCAACAAGATCGACCTCGCACCTCACGTCGGTGCTGATCTCGAACGGATGCGACGGGATGCGCAAGTAGCGCGTGGCGAGCGTCCGTTTCTGTTTACGGATATGCGGCACGGTGTCGGCGTCGATGCCGTCGTCGCGTTCGTCGAGCGCGCGACGTTGCTCGACGCGCGGCCATAG